AGGCGCCGGGCGATCGGCAGGACGGTGTCGAACTCCAGGTCGTCGGCGACGACCAGATCCAGGGCGCCGTCGCGGTCGAGGATCGGCAGGCCGTACGGCAGGGTCACATACGCCAGCCGGCAGCTGCCGGGCTCGACGAAGCGGTGGTACTCGCCGAACTCGTCGTCGTACCGGTTGAGGACCAGGTACGTGGGGAGCGCCCCGGCGGTGCTACTCAACGCGCACCTCCCGGCCGAGCGCCTCGATGCGCTCCAGGGCCGCCGTGTGCGACTCGGCCGCGAAGACCACATGGCCGAGCAGCGCCCGGAAGTCCTCGGCGGGCGGGATCTCCTCGCCCTCCCGGTAGTAGACGGAGACCTCCAGGACGTCGTCGGCGGCCCGCAACTCCTCGGCGCCGGCGACCCGGTGGAAGACCTCCAGCCCCTCCGCGGTGAAGCAGTGGATGGCGGCGGTCTTGGCGCGCGGGGCCGTGAAGGCGCCCAGCTCGGCGGGGTCCTGGCCGGTGTAGTGGGCCAGCATGATCCGGGTCAGCGAGGTGCCGGTGGCCAGCTCCACCAGGTGCGGGATGCGGTGTCCGGCGAGCCGGGCGCCGATCTCGATCAGCACCGGGTCGCCCTCGGGCAGCCGCAGTTCGCAGTGGAAGATGCCCAGCGGGAGGTTGAGCGCCCGGCACAGGTCGACGACGTACGACTCGATCCTGGCCCTGGTCTCCGGGTCGGTCTCGTGCTGGACGACCATGCCGATCTCGACGAAGTGCGGCTCGGGGCCGAGCAGTTTCGTGGTGAGGGCGGAGATGACCACCTCGCCGTCGGCGACATAGCCCTCGACGCTGATCTCGGGACCGGCGACGTACTCCTCAAGGAGCACCCGTCCGTCCAGGCCGCGGCCCGCGTCGGTACGGGTGTCGGAGACCAGCCAGTCGTAGGCGCGGCGCAGGCCGTCCTCGTCGTCGACCCGGCTGACGTGCACGCTGCCGGCCGAGGCCGCGGGCTTGAGGACGGCGGGGTAGCCCACGTGCGCCGCGGCGGCGAGCAGTTCGTCGGGGCCGGACGCCTGCGCGTAGCGCGGCACGCGCAGACCGGCGGCCTCGGCACGGGCGCGCATGACGGACTTGTCGCGCAGCGCCGCCACCGTCTCCACCGGCAGACCGGGCAGACCGAGCCGGTGCGCGAGGCGGGCGACACTGTCCACGTAGAACTCGAAGCCGGGCAGGATGCCGGTCAGCGGACGCCGCCCGTGGGCCTCGGTCACCGCCTCGGTGAGCGCCGCCTCGTCGTTGGTGTCGACGACGAGCAGCTCGTCGACGTACTGGAGCAGGGTCTCCGGGATCGTGCGGTCACCGCTGTGGTGGGAGGCCACCACGACCTCGAAACCCTGTTCGTGGGCGGCGAGGATCAGACCGTTCGCCGAGGACATCGGCTCGACGACCAGAATTCTTGTTGCAGACATGGGAATTCGTTTTCTCCGCTCTGGCCGACGGACGGCCCGGTCATGATTCCGGAATTACGGATCAGGGTTTTCCGGACCGTCCGCCAACTGTTCTTTCGAATCAGGCGGAGGCCAGTTCCCGGGCGCCGACGGTGGAGTCGTAGAGCTCCTGGAAGTAGTCACCGATCAGCTCGATGTACGTGGCGAGATCGGCGTACGCCTGCTCCGCGGAGCCGAATCCCTCGACCGCCTGGGAAACGGTGCGGAACATCAGCTCGTCATGGTCGTGCGACTCGTCGAAGTCCAGGTGCGTCTGGGTGCCCTGGGTGAATTCGGTGCCGAACTCCTCGGCCGCCTTGCTGGTGATGATCTGGTTGTAGCGGTCCGAGTACCACTCGACGAACCAGTCCCAGACCGTCGTCGGCGCCGGACCGCGCTTGTCGGCCTCCAGGCGCAGATAGCCCATGAGCTGCTTGGTCGACGGGAAGACGTCGGTGGCCTCCAGCTGCTCGCTGGTGAAGCCGAACTTGTTGAGGTCACGGGTGAACATGCCCTCGTGCCCGAACTCCTCGGCCAGGTACTGGGCGAGCTTGGCGGCGAGGCTGTCGTCCTTCGAGCCGACCTTGAAGAGGGCGTAGGTGTCGACCTCGTTGTTCAGCCGAATACGCAGAACCGTCTCGGTGATGTGACGAATGTAGTAGTCCCGGTCGGTCCATTCGCCCGCGTGCAGTTCGCGCAACTTGGTGACGCGCTGGAACTGCTTCTCCATCAATTCCTCGGCCAGGCTCTCGAGTCGGGACCGATCAAGCTTCGTCATTACGGATTCCTCCTCCTTGGATCAGTCATGAGTCTGGCTTGAGCACGAGTGGAGCCACAGGGCCAATATGCAGATCGTGGCCCCATGGGAGGAGAATGGTCCTGTACTACCGGACCCAGGGGGCCGGAGGCGTGCCATGACCTTCGTACAGCTCATCGACTGCAAGACCAGCCGGTTCGACGAGATGAACCGGCTGATGGACCGGTGGGTCGAACAGACCAACGGGAGACGGACCGCGACGCACGACCTCGTCGGCAAGGACCGCTCCGACGCGTCGCACTTCCTTCAGATCGTGGAGTTCCCGTCGTACGAGGAGGCGATGCGGAACTCGAACCTGCCCGAGACGGACAGGATCTTCCAGGAGATGGTGGCTCTCTGCGACGAGATGCCGACGTTCACGGACCTCGAGGTCGTACGGGACGAGCAGCTGTACGCCGCCACGTCCCGCCGCTTCTTCGAGGCGCTGGCCGGGAAGGAGGCGCCGTCGTTCGAGGGGCTGCTGGCCGAGGAGTACCACGATCATGATCCGGCCAATGCGCAGGACACGGTCGGGCTGGAGGCCATGCGGGACGAGGTCGAGATGTGGAAGACCGGCTTCGACTTCGACTTCACCATCGACGATCAGCTGGCCCAGGGTGACCGGGTGTGCACGCGCTGGACCTGGCACGGCACGCACACCGGTGACTTCATGGGGGTCCCGGCGACGGGGAAGCGGGTGTCCATGACCGGCACCACCATCCACCGGTGCACCGCGGACGGCATGATCGCCGAGGCCTGGTGGCAGTACGACCGGCTGGGCCTGATGGGGCAGCTGGGCGCGCTGGACGACCTGGAGCAGTGAGTCCGGACACGGGGAAGCCGGGCACGGGGAAGCCGGGCACGGGGAAGCCGGGCACGGGGAAGCCGGGCACGGGGAAGCCCCCGGTCCGCTGCGGCGGGCCGGGGGCTTCCTTCAGGCTCGTGGAGCCTCAGTGCTCGTGGAGCCTTAGTGGGAGTGGCCGTGGCTGTGACCACCGGCGGCCGGCTCCTCCTCTTCCTTCTTCTCGACGACCAGGGTCTCGGTCGTCAGGAGGAGGGAGGCGATGGAGGCGGCGTTCTCCAGGGCGGAGCGGGTGACCTTGACCGGGTCGATGACGCCGGCCTTGACCAGGTCGCCGTACTCACCGGTGGCGGCGTTGAAGCCCTGGCCCTTGTCGAGCTCGGCGACCTTGGAGGTGATGACGTAGCCCTCCAGGCCGGCGTTCTCGGCGATCCAGCGCAGCGGCTCGACGACGGCCTTGCGGACGACGGCGACACCGGTGGCCTCGTCGCCGGTCTTGCCCAGGCCGCCCTCCAGCACCTTCGCGGCGTGGACGAGCGCGGAGCCACCACCGGAGACGATGCCCTCCTCGACCGCGGCGCGGGTCGCGGAGATGGCGTCCTCCAGACGGTGCTTCTTCTCCTTCAGCTCCACCTCGGTGGCGGCGCCGACCTTGATCACGCACACGCCGCCGGCCAGCTTCGCGAGGCGCTCCTGGAGCTTCTCGCGGTCCCAGTCGGAGTCCGTGTTCTCGATCTCGGCCTTGATCTGGGCGACGCGGCCCGTGACGTCGGCGGAGTCGCCGGCGCCGTCGACGACCGTGGTGTCGTCCTTGGTGATCGTGACGCGGCGGGCGGAGCCCAGCACGTCCAGACCGGCCTGGTCGAGCTTGAGGCCGACCTCCTCGGAGATGACCGTGGCGCCGGTGAGGACCGCGAGGTCCTGAAGCATCGCCTTGCGGCGGTCACCGAAGCCGGGGGCCTTCACGGCGACGGCGTTGAACGTGCCGCGGATCTTGTTGACGACCAGGGTCGACAGGGCCTCGCCCTCGACGTCCTCGGCGATGATCAGCAGCGGCTTGGAGGCGCCGGCCTGGATGACCTTCTCCAGGAGCGGCAGCAGGTCCTGGATGGAGGAGATCTTGCCCTGGTTGATCAGGATGTACGGGTCGTCGAGGACGGCCTCCATACGCTCCTGGTCGGACACCATGTACGGGGACAGGTAGCCCTTGTCGAAGGCCATGCCCTCGGTGAAGTCCAGCTCGAGACCGAAGGTGTTGGACTCCTCGACGGTGATGACACCGTCCTTGCCGACCTTGTCCATCGCCTCGGCGATGAGCTCGCCGACCTGCGAGTCCTGGGCGGACAGCGCGGCGACGGCGGCGATGTCGGCCTTGTCCTCGATCGGACGGGCAGTGGCGAGGAGGTCCTCGGAGACGGCGGCGACGGCCGCGTCGATGCCCTTCTTCAGGGCGGCCGGGGAGGCACCCGCGGCGACGTTCTTCAGGCCCTCGCGGACCAGCGCCTGGGCGAGCACGGTGGCGGTGGTCGTACCGTCACCCGCGATGTCGTTGGTCTTGGTCGCCACCTCCTTCACCAGCTGCGCGCCGAGGTTCTCGTACGGGTCCTCGATCTCTACCTCACGGGCGATCGTGACACCGTCGTTGGTGATGGTGGGGGCGCCGAACTTCTTGTCGATGACGACGTTGCGGCCCTTGGGGCCGATCGTCACCTTGACCGTGTCGGCAAGCTTGTTGACGCCGCGCTCGAGGGCGCGACGGGCGTCCTCGTCGAACTTCAGGATCTTCGCCATGGGAGCGGTTCAGCCCTCTCGAAAAACGTGGGTGAAAAAGCGAACTGCGCCCCTGACGCCCGGCTTCATAAGGTCGCGGGGGCCCGGGGCGCAGCTCAAAAAGCGGAAATGCTGGAGATGACTTACTTCTCGATGACCGCGAGCACGTCGCGGGACGAGAGGACGAGGTACTCCTCGCCGTTGTACTTCACCTCGGTGCCGCCGTACTTGCTGTACAGCACGATGTCGCCGACCTTCACGTCGAGCGGCAGGCGCTCGCCGTTCTCGAAGCGACCCGGACCGACGGCGAGGATGACGCCCTCCTGGGGCTTCTCCTTCGCGGTGTCCGGAATGACCAGGCCAGAGGCCGTGGTCTGCTCGGCGTCGAGCGGCTGGACCACAATGCGGTCCTCGAGCGGCTTGATGGCAACCTTGGAGCTGGCGGTCGTCACGATCCGACCTCCCCCTTCGGAGATCTCACGGGGTTAACTGTCTGAGGTGGCGACCAGGTCGATCCGTCGTCGCGGGTGCCGGACCTGCCCGTCGCTATTGGCACTCTCCAGGGGGGAGTGCCAGACCCGAGACTATGACCGCGATTAGCACTCGGTCAAGCGGACTGCTAATCGCGTCCCCACATCGGACCGCTCACAGCCCCTCACAGCCGCCCCCACCGCACCCACCGCACACACCGCACACACCGCTCAGAGGTAGTCCTCCAGCCGCCCCACCCTCAGCCCCGCCCCCTGGATCTCCCGCAGCAGCCGTGTCGTCCGTTCCGCGAGGGTCAGGCCGGTGGTCTCCGTCGACGGGAGGGAGACGATGTCGCCGGGGAGCAGCCGGTGCCCGCCGGTCGCGTACGTGAGGTGCTCGCCGTCCATCGACGCCCGCCACAGCACGACCGCCCCGACGCCGCAGTCCGTGGCCGCGCGCAGGGTCGTGGAGTCGTACGTCCCGTAGGGCGGGCGGAAGAGGCGGGGGCGGATGCCGAAGCGGGCGCCGAGTTTGTCCTGCTGGCCGCAGATCTCGGCGCGCTGCCCGGCGTACGGCAGGCCGCGCAGGGCGGTGTGGTCGAGGGTGTGGTTCTGGATCGACGCGCCGACCGACTGGAGGCGCGCGAAGTGTCCGTAGCCCGGGCCGACCACGCTGTCCGTGAGGAACATGCTGACGGGCAGCCGCCGTTGACGGACCAGCTCGACGAAGCGCGGGTCTTGCTCGACACCGTCGTCGTACGTCAGGAAGACGACCTTGTCGGAGGTGGCGACCCGGCTGACGACAGGGACGGCCGCGGGCCCGGACCGCACCCCCTTCGCCCCGTATGTCACCGCTTTCTTGCCCAGCCGTTCGATGGGGTCGACGGACTGGGCGCAGCCGGTCAGGAGCAGCGCCAGCGCCACAGCGGCCGTCAAGGCCCTCACAGGTAGTCCTCCAGCCGCGCCACCGCGTACCCCTCGGCCGTGATCTTGTCGAGGAAGCGTCGGATCATGTCCGGCATCGTGCCCTTCCACTCCTGTCGGCCGCGGAAGTGACTCAGCACGATGTCGCCCGGGTGGATCTTCCGGTCCCACTCGCGGTACTCCCAGTGGTCGACGAAGACCTCCTCGTTCCAGATCGGCGCGTACTTCACCCCGCACGCCTTCGCGGCGACCAGGGTGTCCTGGTTGTAGTTGCCGAAGGGCGGCCGGAAGAGCAGGGGCCGTCTGCCGTAGTGCTTCTCGATGACGTCCTGCATGCCGCAGATCTCGCGCTTCTGGCGGCCGTAGGACAGCCCCGGCAGATAGGGGTGGTGGAGGGTGTGGTTGTTGAGCACGACCCCCCGGTCCTGCATGCGCTTGAAGTACCCGTAGTCCTCCTTGATCAGGAAGTTGCTGAGGAAGGCGGTGTACGGGATCTTCAGCTCGCTCATCATCCGCAGGAACGCCGGGTCCTTGTCGGCACCGTCGTCGATGGTGAGGAAGACGATCTTCTCTTCGGTGGGGATCGTGGTGAAGACGGGCGGCAGGCCCCGCTCCTCGTGGCCGTCGACCTCGAAGCCCTTGCGGGTGGTGATCCGCGGCTTCTCGGCGGGCGGGGCGGGCGGCTTCAGCGGAGCCCGGGCCAGCCCCCAGCGCTTCGCGATCCTCGCCTGCGCGCGGAGCCTGGTGGCGTACGTGTCGAGGGCGCGGGCCTGGGGTGCCTTCAGGGGCTGCTGGCCGGGGGCCGGGCGGACCTTGGCGCTCTCGCCCTGCGCACAGCCGGAGGCGACGGCGGCGAGGGCCAGGACGGCGAGTGTGCCCCGCAGATTCCATCTGGCCCGACTTTTGTCATTTTGTACTACAGATCCCATGGCGCCGGATCTTCGCAGGCCAGGGCCCCACCCCCGCCCCGACACCACTACCTGCGGCAGACCATCCACCGACTGGCTCACAATGAGGCGGTGAACGACCTCGCCCCCCTCCTCACCCCCGCCGGCCGCGCCCTCCTCGACGAGGTGCGCGGCACCGCCCCCGCCGACGAACTCGCCGTCGCCACCCGGCTGCGCCGCGAACACCCCGCGGACCTGGTCTCGGCGGCGCTCGGCCAGGCGCGGCTGCGGCAGCGGGCGGTGGCGAAGTTCGGGGACGAGGACGCGGCGCGGATGTTCTTCACCCCGAACGGCGTGGAGCAGTCGACGCGGGCGAGCGTGGCGACGTACCGCGCGCGGCGGCTCAAGGAGTTGGGGGTCACCTCCGTCGCCGACCTGTGCTCAGGCATCGGCGGCGACGCGATCGCCCTGGCGCGGGCCGGGATCAGGGTGCTCGCCGTGGACCGGGATCCACTGACGGCGGCGGCAGCGCGGGCGAACGCGGAGGCGCTGGGCCTGTCCGGCCTCATCGAGGTCAGAGAGGCTGATGTCACGGAGGTCGACACCGCCGGTTACGACGCCGTGTTCGTGGACCCCGCCCGGCGCTCCGCCAAGCGCGGCCGGATCTTCGACCCGGAGGCCTACTCCCCGCCCCTGTCCTGGGCGATCGAAACGGCCCTCAAGGCCCCGCACGCCGCCCTGAAGATCGCCCCCGGTATCCCGCACGAGGCGATCCCCGCCGAGGCCGAGGCCGAGTGGATCTCGGACGGCGGGGACGTGAAGGAGGCGGTGCTGTGGTTCGGGACGGCGCCGGGGGCCGTCCGGGCAACCTTGCTGCCGGGTCCGCGCACCCTCCTCGGGCGCGGTCTGCCCGATCCCGAAGTCCGGCCCGTGGGGCGGTACTTGTACGAGCCCGACGGCGCCGTCATCCGCGCCCACCTGGTCGCCGAGGTCGCCGAGGACCTGGAGGGCGGGCTGATCGACGAGACGATCGCGTACATCACCGCCGACGAACTGCACGCGACCCCGTACGCCACCGCGTACGAGATCACCGACCGACTCCCCTTCAACGTGAAGAAGCTGAAGGCGCTGCTGCGGGAGCGGGGGGTCGGGATCCTGACCGTGAAGAAGCGGGGTTCGGCCGTCGAACCGGAGGAACTGCGTCGCAAGGTCCTGCCGAAACCGCACGGGAAGGCCGAGGCGACCGTGTTCCTGACCCGGGTCGCGGGGGCACCGACGATGCTGGTCGGAGCCCCCGCCTGAGCGCCGCTACCGGGTGGCTGTCGTCCGCAGCGCGCCGATGCCCGGGCTCGCCTTGGGCGCGGCCAGGGCGCCGGAGTTCGCCGCCGGGGGCTCCAGGCCGTTGTAGAACGGCGTGTAACCCCACTGGCTGCTGTCGGCGCTGATCGCGCCGCCCGCGGAGTTCAGCGCGGGCGTCGACACCGACCCGGTGCCGCCGAAGACGGCCAGGTAGCTGAGGCTGGCGGCACCCTTGACCAGGTACGACTTCGTGTCGGCGGAGAGCGCGTCGGTCTTCGTCCACAGCAGGGGGCCGTAGACGTTCATCGCCGCCGCGGCGGAGGCGCCGCCACGCCAGCTGTCGACCGAGGCCAGCGCGGCGTTGCGCGGGCCGCCCCACCAGAAGCGGGCGAGCGCGGCGGCCGTGGCCTCGTGGGTGCTCCCCGTGACCGGGTAGTAGGTGTACCTCGAGGGCCAGTTGGAGAACGTCGTGTGCGTCAGCGCGTACTTCGCGGAGCCGCCGACCGGGATGACGAGCGTCTCGCGCGGGTCGATACCGTTGAGGTACGACTTCACGGACGAGGTCAGCTTGTTGCCCTCGTTGAGGACGACGACCGCCTTGCCGCTCTTGCCCAGCCCACCGGCCGCGGAAGCCGCCGCCAGCGCCGAGTGGTAGTCGGTGCCGGTGGCGAGGAAGACATGGGTCGGGGCACCGGTGATCGCCTTGGCGACCGCCACCGAGGTCGAGTAACGGGACGTACCCGCAAGGCGCTTGGGGGTGAAGCCGAGCGAGGTGACCTTCGAGGCGACGGCGCTGCTCAGGATCGACGTGCCGCCGACGAGATAGACCGGCGCGCCGGGCTTGAGGACCCGCTTCAGCTCCGTCTGCACCGCCGAGGACAGCGAGGTGGCCGAGGTCAGCAGGACCGGGCCGCCCTTCTTGCCGGCGAGCGCGGGGGAGGTCAGCGCGTAGGCCTGGCTGTCCTTGGAGACCAGCACGGCGGACGAGGCGTTCTTGAGGCCTGCCTCGCTCTGTCCGACGGTGTTCCAGGTCCAGCGGGACGCGGCGATGTTGCTGCCGTAGACGTCGGCGCCCCACACCCGGCCCACGCCGTTCTTGCGCAGCGGCTGCCAGGCGGGCGAGCGGCCGCCGTACGGGAAGAGGGTGCCCTCGCTCACCCCGTCCGCGGTGAGGGTCAGGACGACGTTGCCCGTCATGCAGCAGCCGCCGGTCGCGGTCTCCTTGCGGTCGAAGTGGACCACCAGGCGGTCGCTCGCGGGCGCCCAGGACGCGGAGTCGTAGTCCGCGGTGTCCTGGGTGAGCCGGCGCTCGCCCGTGCCGTCGGTGTTGACGGAGAACAGCTGGGCGTGGCCGTCGACGCCGCGGACGAAGGCGACTCTGGTGCCGTCGGGCGACAGGGCGGGCGCGGCGGCGTTGGTGACCAGGGTGGTCTGCTTGCCGGTGGCGGCGTCGTAGAGCACGACCGACGGGGTCGTGCCGGAGCACGACGCGCCGCCCCGCTGGAAGGCCACGACCCCACTGACCGCGGCGGCGCTCGGGCGGGTGTCACAGCCGGCGCCGCTGGACAGCAGGGCGGTCGCGGTCCCGCCGCCGGACGGGACGTGGTACAGCTTCTTGGCGGCGGAGAAGACGATCCGGCTGCCGGAGCCCCAGTACGTCGGGTGGGACGCCGAACGGCCGTCGTACACACCGTCGTAGACCAGGGTCGAGGCACCTCCCGCGACACTCGCCGTACGCAGGGTTCCGGCGTCCTCGAAGACCACCCGGCTGCCGTCGGGCGCCCAGGCGGGCGCCTCGTCGTCGGAGCCCCGGGTGACGTACGCGGAGCCCGCGCCCTCGGTGTCGACCAAGGTGATGCCGTCGTTGACCACGGCGATGGCGCCGTCGGTGGCCGACCATCCGGCCACGTCGGCCGAGGCGCCCGGGGCGAGCGCGGTGGCGGTGCCGGCGGCCAGGGCCGTCACGGCGGTGAGCGCGACGAGTCTGCGGCGCGCGGCAGGTCTGACCAGCCTGGTGGATCCGGAAGATCGCACGTGTATGTACCCCCCACGGGTGTCGGAGCGCTGCCGCACCGCGGAAGGCGTCACGCCGGCTGCGGCAGCCGCGCCACTGTAAACCGTCCCTGACCAGGAAGGGAATGGGTTTCTGTGGGTGATCCCGACGCTCACCGCGCGGGCAGCGACCGCAGCTTCTCGCGCAGCAGCTCCCGCTCCCGTCCGTTCCCCGCCAGCCCCGCCGCCCGCTCGAACTCCGCCCGCGCCTCCGCCGTACGGCCGAGGCGGGCCAGCAGGTCACCGCGGACGCTGGGCAGCAAGTGGTAGTCACGCAGGGCGGGTTCGGCGGCGAGCCGGTCGACCAGGGCGAGTCCTTCCCCGGGCCCCTCCGCCATCGACACCGCGACCGCGCGGTTGAGCTCGACGACGGGGGACGGGACGCGGGCGGCAAGCAGGCCGTACAGGGTCGCGATGGTGGCCCAGTCGGTCTCCTCGTAGGTGTACGCGTGCGCGTGGCAGGCGGCGATGGTGGCCTGGAGGGCGTACGGGCCGGGCGCGCCGCTCGCGGTGGCTTCGGCGCGCGCGAGGGCCGTGATCCCGCGGGCGATGAGCATGCGGTTCCAGCGGCGGCGGTTCTGGTCCTTGAGCAGCACAGGCTCGCCGTCCGGCCCGGTACGGGCGGCGGTACGGGACGACTGGAACTCCAACAGCGCCACGAGACCGTGCACTTCGGGCTCCTTGGGCATCAGCCCGGCCAGCACCCTGGCCAGCCGCAGCGCGTCCTCGCACAGCCCCGGCCGCAGCCAGTCGTCACCGGCGGTGGCGGCGTACCCCTCGTTGAAGACGAGGTAGATGACGTCGAGGACGTCGGCGAGGCGGGCCTCGCGTTCGGGGCCGTACGGCACCTCGAAGGCGACGTTCTTGGTGGCCAGGGTGCGCTTGGCGCGGACGATGCGCTGGGCGACGGTCGCCTCGGGGGTCAGGAAGGCACGGGCGATCTCGACCGTCGTCAGCCCGCCGAGGAGACGGAGGGTGAGGGCGATACGGGCCTCGGCGGAGAGGGCCGGATGGCAGGTGGTGAAGACGAGCCGGAGCAGGTCGTCATCGATGTCGTCGGGGTCGGCGGGCTCGTCGAACGGGACCGTCTCCGGCACCTCCCGGCCGATCTCCTGGAGCTTGCGGGCGTAGTTCTCCCGACGCCGGACCAGGTCCACGGCGCGACGCCGGGCGGCGGTCATGAGCCAGGCGCCCGGGTTGTCGGGGACACCGTCCCGCGGCCACTGCTCCAGGGCGGCGACGAGGGCGTCCTGGGCGAGCTCCTCGGCGATGCCGATGTCACGGACGACGCGGGTGACAGCGGCGACGATGCGGGGGGACTCGATACGGAAGACGGTCTCGATGGCGTGACGTACGTCGGTGCCGGTGCCGGTGCCGGTGTCGCCGGGGGACTGTGACTGTGGGCTCACAGCCCCCATGCAACACCCGCGAGCGCCGCCCGCCAAGGAGGACCAGGGGCGGACTCAGCCCTCCGCGATCTCCCGCACCTCGCAGGTGACCGTCCAGTACTCCTCGTGGACCTGGAGGAACCGCTTGGTCCACTCCAGGGCCTCGGCCTTGTCCTTGCA
This DNA window, taken from Streptomyces sp. NBC_00663, encodes the following:
- a CDS encoding ATP-grasp domain-containing protein, which encodes MSATRILVVEPMSSANGLILAAHEQGFEVVVASHHSGDRTIPETLLQYVDELLVVDTNDEAALTEAVTEAHGRRPLTGILPGFEFYVDSVARLAHRLGLPGLPVETVAALRDKSVMRARAEAAGLRVPRYAQASGPDELLAAAAHVGYPAVLKPAASAGSVHVSRVDDEDGLRRAYDWLVSDTRTDAGRGLDGRVLLEEYVAGPEISVEGYVADGEVVISALTTKLLGPEPHFVEIGMVVQHETDPETRARIESYVVDLCRALNLPLGIFHCELRLPEGDPVLIEIGARLAGHRIPHLVELATGTSLTRIMLAHYTGQDPAELGAFTAPRAKTAAIHCFTAEGLEVFHRVAGAEELRAADDVLEVSVYYREGEEIPPAEDFRALLGHVVFAAESHTAALERIEALGREVRVE
- a CDS encoding ester cyclase, whose translation is MTFVQLIDCKTSRFDEMNRLMDRWVEQTNGRRTATHDLVGKDRSDASHFLQIVEFPSYEEAMRNSNLPETDRIFQEMVALCDEMPTFTDLEVVRDEQLYAATSRRFFEALAGKEAPSFEGLLAEEYHDHDPANAQDTVGLEAMRDEVEMWKTGFDFDFTIDDQLAQGDRVCTRWTWHGTHTGDFMGVPATGKRVSMTGTTIHRCTADGMIAEAWWQYDRLGLMGQLGALDDLEQ
- the groL gene encoding chaperonin GroEL (60 kDa chaperone family; promotes refolding of misfolded polypeptides especially under stressful conditions; forms two stacked rings of heptamers to form a barrel-shaped 14mer; ends can be capped by GroES; misfolded proteins enter the barrel where they are refolded when GroES binds) — translated: MAKILKFDEDARRALERGVNKLADTVKVTIGPKGRNVVIDKKFGAPTITNDGVTIAREVEIEDPYENLGAQLVKEVATKTNDIAGDGTTTATVLAQALVREGLKNVAAGASPAALKKGIDAAVAAVSEDLLATARPIEDKADIAAVAALSAQDSQVGELIAEAMDKVGKDGVITVEESNTFGLELDFTEGMAFDKGYLSPYMVSDQERMEAVLDDPYILINQGKISSIQDLLPLLEKVIQAGASKPLLIIAEDVEGEALSTLVVNKIRGTFNAVAVKAPGFGDRRKAMLQDLAVLTGATVISEEVGLKLDQAGLDVLGSARRVTITKDDTTVVDGAGDSADVTGRVAQIKAEIENTDSDWDREKLQERLAKLAGGVCVIKVGAATEVELKEKKHRLEDAISATRAAVEEGIVSGGGSALVHAAKVLEGGLGKTGDEATGVAVVRKAVVEPLRWIAENAGLEGYVITSKVAELDKGQGFNAATGEYGDLVKAGVIDPVKVTRSALENAASIASLLLTTETLVVEKKEEEEPAAGGHSHGHSH
- the groES gene encoding co-chaperone GroES, giving the protein MTTASSKVAIKPLEDRIVVQPLDAEQTTASGLVIPDTAKEKPQEGVILAVGPGRFENGERLPLDVKVGDIVLYSKYGGTEVKYNGEEYLVLSSRDVLAVIEK
- a CDS encoding polysaccharide deacetylase family protein — encoded protein: MRALTAAVALALLLTGCAQSVDPIERLGKKAVTYGAKGVRSGPAAVPVVSRVATSDKVVFLTYDDGVEQDPRFVELVRQRRLPVSMFLTDSVVGPGYGHFARLQSVGASIQNHTLDHTALRGLPYAGQRAEICGQQDKLGARFGIRPRLFRPPYGTYDSTTLRAATDCGVGAVVLWRASMDGEHLTYATGGHRLLPGDIVSLPSTETTGLTLAERTTRLLREIQGAGLRVGRLEDYL
- a CDS encoding polysaccharide deacetylase family protein, with translation MGSVVQNDKSRARWNLRGTLAVLALAAVASGCAQGESAKVRPAPGQQPLKAPQARALDTYATRLRAQARIAKRWGLARAPLKPPAPPAEKPRITTRKGFEVDGHEERGLPPVFTTIPTEEKIVFLTIDDGADKDPAFLRMMSELKIPYTAFLSNFLIKEDYGYFKRMQDRGVVLNNHTLHHPYLPGLSYGRQKREICGMQDVIEKHYGRRPLLFRPPFGNYNQDTLVAAKACGVKYAPIWNEEVFVDHWEYREWDRKIHPGDIVLSHFRGRQEWKGTMPDMIRRFLDKITAEGYAVARLEDYL
- a CDS encoding THUMP-like domain-containing protein, yielding MNDLAPLLTPAGRALLDEVRGTAPADELAVATRLRREHPADLVSAALGQARLRQRAVAKFGDEDAARMFFTPNGVEQSTRASVATYRARRLKELGVTSVADLCSGIGGDAIALARAGIRVLAVDRDPLTAAAARANAEALGLSGLIEVREADVTEVDTAGYDAVFVDPARRSAKRGRIFDPEAYSPPLSWAIETALKAPHAALKIAPGIPHEAIPAEAEAEWISDGGDVKEAVLWFGTAPGAVRATLLPGPRTLLGRGLPDPEVRPVGRYLYEPDGAVIRAHLVAEVAEDLEGGLIDETIAYITADELHATPYATAYEITDRLPFNVKKLKALLRERGVGILTVKKRGSAVEPEELRRKVLPKPHGKAEATVFLTRVAGAPTMLVGAPA
- a CDS encoding cell wall-binding repeat-containing protein codes for the protein MRSSGSTRLVRPAARRRLVALTAVTALAAGTATALAPGASADVAGWSATDGAIAVVNDGITLVDTEGAGSAYVTRGSDDEAPAWAPDGSRVVFEDAGTLRTASVAGGASTLVYDGVYDGRSASHPTYWGSGSRIVFSAAKKLYHVPSGGGTATALLSSGAGCDTRPSAAAVSGVVAFQRGGASCSGTTPSVVLYDAATGKQTTLVTNAAAPALSPDGTRVAFVRGVDGHAQLFSVNTDGTGERRLTQDTADYDSASWAPASDRLVVHFDRKETATGGCCMTGNVVLTLTADGVSEGTLFPYGGRSPAWQPLRKNGVGRVWGADVYGSNIAASRWTWNTVGQSEAGLKNASSAVLVSKDSQAYALTSPALAGKKGGPVLLTSATSLSSAVQTELKRVLKPGAPVYLVGGTSILSSAVASKVTSLGFTPKRLAGTSRYSTSVAVAKAITGAPTHVFLATGTDYHSALAAASAAGGLGKSGKAVVVLNEGNKLTSSVKSYLNGIDPRETLVIPVGGSAKYALTHTTFSNWPSRYTYYPVTGSTHEATAAALARFWWGGPRNAALASVDSWRGGASAAAAMNVYGPLLWTKTDALSADTKSYLVKGAASLSYLAVFGGTGSVSTPALNSAGGAISADSSQWGYTPFYNGLEPPAANSGALAAPKASPGIGALRTTATR